In the genome of Halapricum salinum, one region contains:
- a CDS encoding class I SAM-dependent methyltransferase yields the protein MDRQAVRREWDAIAETYARQRDPSGSDAALLEDLVDALGPDPLVLDVGCGDGARTLANLPDGAIGLDVSRRGLELATETVPEARLLQGDMLAIPLRKASVDAITAYHAVFHVSRDRHSDVYQEFARVLKPGGRLLMTLPGGSFETVRRGWMGGRMFFSAPGRDRTLAQLREAGFGDLQTRVVDDPLGSDSEFVFATRE from the coding sequence ATGGACCGACAGGCTGTCCGCCGCGAGTGGGACGCCATCGCCGAGACGTACGCCCGCCAGCGCGACCCCTCCGGGTCGGACGCGGCGCTGCTGGAGGACCTCGTGGACGCGCTGGGACCCGACCCGCTCGTCCTCGATGTCGGCTGTGGTGATGGGGCGCGCACGCTGGCGAACCTCCCGGACGGCGCGATCGGACTCGACGTCTCGCGGCGCGGGCTCGAACTCGCGACAGAGACGGTCCCCGAAGCGCGCCTCCTCCAGGGCGACATGCTCGCGATTCCCCTCCGGAAGGCGTCCGTCGACGCCATCACCGCCTATCACGCGGTGTTTCACGTCTCCCGGGATCGCCATTCCGACGTCTATCAGGAGTTCGCTCGCGTCCTGAAGCCGGGCGGGCGCCTCCTGATGACGCTTCCGGGGGGTTCGTTCGAGACCGTCCGCCGGGGCTGGATGGGCGGGCGGATGTTCTTCTCGGCACCCGGTCGCGACCGCACGCTCGCGCAGTTGCGCGAGGCCGGATTCGGCGACCTTCAGACGCGCGTCGTCGACGATCCACTCGGCAGCGACAGCGAGTTCGTCTTCGCGACCCGGGAATGA
- a CDS encoding Cdc6/Cdc18 family protein → MITDARVLQTEFVPSEVVHRHAEVDTIAGALEPLVDDDRPEDALLFGPTGVGKTCVARYTVSRLREQLLDLRTCYVNCWSDRTRFRVLYRLLDAIDRTVDVHRRSTPKDELLDRLREADDHPYVAVLDEADQLEDPSLLYDLSRLPHLTLVVVANRETDLFASLSERTSSRLQSSTRLSFDRYGTDELVAILQGRAEQGLEPGAISDSQLRRIADAAAGDARIAIGTLRSAARTAEREDADAITDAMLTDAIPDARETVRQRAIDQLTDHQRVCYRIVAEAGEIEPGDLYERYRERVDEPRTRRTVRDYLSKLDHYNLVRASGEKRGRTYHAVGRSE, encoded by the coding sequence GTGATCACGGACGCGCGAGTCCTCCAGACGGAATTCGTCCCCAGCGAGGTCGTCCACCGCCACGCGGAGGTCGACACGATCGCCGGGGCACTGGAGCCGCTGGTCGACGACGACCGGCCCGAAGACGCCCTGCTGTTCGGACCGACCGGCGTGGGCAAGACCTGCGTCGCTCGCTACACCGTCTCGCGTCTCCGCGAGCAACTGCTGGATCTCCGAACGTGCTACGTCAACTGCTGGTCCGACCGCACTCGCTTTCGCGTCCTCTATCGGCTGCTCGACGCCATCGACCGAACCGTCGATGTCCACCGGCGCTCGACGCCGAAAGACGAACTGCTCGATCGGCTTCGCGAGGCCGACGACCACCCCTACGTCGCGGTGTTAGACGAGGCCGACCAGCTCGAAGATCCCTCGCTGCTGTACGACCTCTCGCGGCTGCCCCACCTCACCCTGGTCGTCGTCGCCAACCGCGAGACGGACCTGTTCGCCTCGCTGAGCGAGCGGACGAGTTCGCGCCTGCAATCGAGCACCCGACTCAGCTTCGACCGCTACGGCACCGACGAACTCGTCGCCATCCTACAAGGCCGCGCCGAGCAGGGGCTCGAACCCGGTGCGATTTCCGATTCGCAACTGCGTCGGATCGCCGACGCCGCCGCCGGCGACGCCCGGATCGCGATCGGGACGCTCCGGTCTGCGGCCCGGACTGCAGAACGCGAAGACGCCGACGCCATCACCGACGCGATGCTCACCGACGCCATCCCCGACGCCCGCGAGACGGTCCGCCAGCGGGCGATCGACCAGCTGACCGACCACCAGCGCGTCTGCTACCGGATCGTCGCCGAAGCCGGCGAGATCGAACCCGGCGACCTCTACGAGCGCTACCGTGAGCGCGTCGACGAACCTCGGACCCGCCGCACGGTGCGAGACTACCTGTCGAAACTCGACCACTACAACCTCGTCCGCGCGAGCGGGGAGAAACGCGGCCGGACCTACCACGCGGTCGGCAGATCCGAGTAA
- a CDS encoding PAS domain S-box protein codes for MADDMTPRENGKYGSDWYRTLVEEVNDLATVVDPDGTITYVSPAVTRILGYDPDELVDNEGYEFVHPEDRERNADALETVLSNPSESETVEVRFRHADGSWRWIEATMRNRLDDDLIDGVLLSSRDITERKQYEAEAQELAEEYEALLNNVEDAIFLINVEESEDSVRFEFERLSPSYERQTGITTEEVQGQTPRDVFGEEQGAELEANYHRCVNAGEPISYQEELQVGEGARFWQTKLAPVVNESEITRLVGVTRNVTERVEQERQLHQQNERLKEFASVVSHDLRNPLNVAQGRATLLAEQVESDHLDPLLRALDRMEAIVEDTLTLARQGDTISETESISLTDLVGKCWGTVDTKNAKINIVDEMTFQGDPDRLRHVFENLFRNAVEHGGSDVTVRVGRHNERGIYVEDDGTGIPVKKRDEVFEPGHSSAQGGTGFGLTIVKRIVKAHGWELSVADGTDGGARFVIEMVEQKDFV; via the coding sequence ATGGCAGACGATATGACTCCCCGAGAGAACGGCAAATACGGGTCTGACTGGTATCGGACACTCGTTGAGGAGGTAAACGATCTCGCAACAGTCGTTGATCCCGACGGGACGATAACCTACGTCAGTCCGGCTGTCACACGGATTCTCGGCTACGATCCCGACGAATTGGTTGACAACGAAGGATACGAGTTCGTCCACCCCGAAGACCGGGAACGAAACGCCGACGCGCTGGAAACCGTTCTCTCGAACCCGTCTGAATCCGAGACTGTCGAAGTCCGATTTCGCCACGCCGACGGTTCGTGGCGCTGGATCGAAGCCACAATGCGGAATCGACTTGACGATGATCTGATCGATGGGGTTCTCCTTAGCAGTCGGGATATCACTGAGCGAAAGCAGTACGAGGCCGAAGCCCAGGAACTCGCCGAAGAGTACGAAGCCCTCTTGAACAACGTCGAGGATGCCATCTTTCTCATTAATGTCGAAGAAAGTGAGGATAGTGTTCGATTTGAATTCGAACGACTCAGCCCCTCCTACGAGCGCCAGACCGGAATTACGACAGAGGAGGTGCAGGGCCAGACACCACGTGATGTGTTCGGTGAGGAGCAGGGTGCTGAGTTAGAAGCGAACTATCACCGCTGTGTCAACGCTGGCGAACCAATCTCGTACCAGGAGGAACTCCAGGTCGGCGAAGGAGCACGCTTCTGGCAGACGAAGCTTGCCCCGGTGGTCAATGAGAGTGAAATCACGCGTCTGGTCGGGGTTACTCGGAACGTGACCGAACGCGTCGAGCAGGAAAGACAGTTACACCAGCAGAACGAGCGCCTCAAAGAGTTTGCGAGTGTCGTGTCCCACGATTTGCGCAATCCGCTTAATGTCGCACAGGGGCGTGCAACGCTCCTCGCCGAGCAGGTTGAAAGCGATCATCTCGATCCACTACTTCGAGCGCTCGACCGGATGGAGGCAATCGTTGAGGACACGTTGACGCTTGCTCGTCAGGGCGACACAATAAGCGAAACCGAGTCGATCAGCTTGACTGACCTCGTCGGGAAGTGCTGGGGGACAGTAGACACGAAAAACGCAAAGATCAACATTGTCGATGAGATGACTTTCCAAGGTGATCCAGACCGGCTACGGCACGTTTTCGAGAACTTGTTCCGCAATGCTGTTGAACACGGTGGGTCCGACGTGACCGTCCGTGTCGGTCGTCACAATGAGCGGGGAATCTACGTCGAAGACGATGGGACAGGAATTCCAGTAAAAAAGCGTGATGAAGTATTCGAGCCCGGCCATTCGTCAGCACAGGGTGGTACTGGTTTCGGGTTGACCATCGTCAAACGGATAGTGAAAGCCCATGGATGGGAGCTGTCTGTAGCTGATGGAACTGATGGCGGAGCACGGTTTGTGATTGAGATGGTGGAACAGAAAGATTTCGTGTGA